Within Candidatus Thorarchaeota archaeon, the genomic segment CTCCTTAGCGAGAACACTCGGACTCTTGGACCCATCTCGAGACCATCTGCAGCGTGGTAATGAGACCAGAGGGTCTTGCCAGAAGCCAGGTCTTCAAACCAAACATCAATCAGACCACTTGCCTGTGGGTCGGGGGCTGGACGACAGTCCGAGACACTCAACTGATGACGCGCCAGCTCGGACACTATCGTGGCCAGATCTCTGGTCTGAGTACTAGCACTGGATGCCACAGAGAGCGATCGGAGGCCTCGAATCCGGAAGGTGCAGTCAGGGCAGACCTCTCTCCGAAGCATCCCGCTATCAATCATGACGTGAACATCAGGGGAGGTCGCTGGTCGAATCACATGAATGCGTCCAGGGTTGCCGCGATATTGATACACCACGAGAACACCACTAGCACCCGAACTGCGTAGTCGCGCATTCAGTTCGCTGACCCCTGTGCCGCCCCTGTTGAATCGGACACTGCCAGGATACGCATGACACAGGTCCCTAAGGAATGAACGCACTCTGTTGTTTGTCCTTCTCGAGGTGGTTATCAGGAACAAATGAATCGGCTCGCCATTCAGTCCTCTGAGTTCTCTTCGTCCTTCATGTCTTGGGCCTCAATTGTGGCCAGTTCTATCTCGCGACGAGGAAGAAACTCAGGCACGACTGGTTCCTGCTCTCGGATGGTTATGAGGTCACCGGCAATGCGCTGTTCGATGGCTCTACGAGCTGCCCTGCCTGCGTCGGTATAGGGAGTGTATGCCCCTCCAGCAAACACAAGGTCACACTTGCGGCACAACCACAGACCTGCCGCCATGCGTTTCAGAGCAACAGTGGAACAGCGTGGGCATCTGTGAGGGTCAAGCTTTCGGCGCTCTAAGTCAAGCATTCTTCGACGGAGCTTCGCCCCGTATCTAGGTCCTAGTCGTCCAGTGCTTCCCACTTTCTTGAGTCGAGCCATTCTGCTGTTCTCCTTGTTCTACGGAGTCAACCACCCGCCCTTGGTCTTGCTTATTAGCGTATCTGTGTGTGAAACAGAAGGTCATCACCACGGCTGATCATGGCAATGACCACTCTGTGCTCGGCCTTACGGGGACTACTTCATGGCGTCTCGAATGAGGGTCCGGATGGCCTTTGTCTTGTCCAGAGCCATGTCCATCGCACGTTCAATCAGCTGTACCGATATTGGTCCCACGCCGCCACCCTTCTGCATCGCAGTGAAGTTGTCTTTCTCATCCACAGCCATGGTGATTCTACAGTCCTGCACCATCTCTTCCTTCAGAAGAGGGTCCATGACAAGATGCTCACCAATCTTCGCGACTGTGGCTTCGACAGCGAGATTCACGATGGGCACTCTGAGAGTCTTGCCAGTAGGCACCAGCTGACCATCCTCCTCCTTCACCTCGGGAAACTTGGTGTCCAAAAGCGCAGCAGCCGTTGCGATTGCACATGCGTCAATCAGGTTGCCGTCGTGCTCGAGCGTATAGAGGTCACAGAAGACCATGTAGACCTTACGCCCGGGCTCAACACAGAGCTTCTTCACATCAATCATCTCGGACTCTCGGACCCCGCGGTCAACCACGCGAGCAAGCTCGATTGCATCCTCGCCTGGTGGGCCCAGCTCGAAGAACGGTGATGCGATAGGAGCCATTTCTGCCGCAATCATGACAATGCCCTCATCTGGTGTGTCCGGGTAGGGTTCACCAGCGAGTACTTTTACACCTGCGATTACGCGAGTGTTACCAATGCGGGCAATGGCGGACCCCTCAGCCTTCGGCGTCACCACACCCGTCTGTATTTCAATGTCCCTGTACTCGTCAAAGGCACGTCCGTCTATTCGTTCACCCTTCTTCAAGAGGTCACGTATGTAGGCACGGTCGATATGACTGATTGTCTCTGCACTAAAGTCGCCCATTACTAGTCGTCCTCCTCGTCGTCGTCCTCTGACAGGTCTGCCTCACCCAGGTCGGTCTCAAGGTCATCCTCGTACTCCTCCAGCTCGTCTTCTTCGCCCTCTGTTGTGACGGGGACTCGCTTTGCGTATGCGCGCTTGAGAGCCTCCTTCTGTAGCTCGTGGATGTACTTGCACGCATTCATGCCCATCTGTATGGCC encodes:
- a CDS encoding 50S ribosomal protein L37ae, giving the protein MARLKKVGSTGRLGPRYGAKLRRRMLDLERRKLDPHRCPRCSTVALKRMAAGLWLCRKCDLVFAGGAYTPYTDAGRAARRAIEQRIAGDLITIREQEPVVPEFLPRREIELATIEAQDMKDEENSED
- a CDS encoding exosome complex protein Rrp42; protein product: MGDFSAETISHIDRAYIRDLLKKGERIDGRAFDEYRDIEIQTGVVTPKAEGSAIARIGNTRVIAGVKVLAGEPYPDTPDEGIVMIAAEMAPIASPFFELGPPGEDAIELARVVDRGVRESEMIDVKKLCVEPGRKVYMVFCDLYTLEHDGNLIDACAIATAAALLDTKFPEVKEEDGQLVPTGKTLRVPIVNLAVEATVAKIGEHLVMDPLLKEEMVQDCRITMAVDEKDNFTAMQKGGGVGPISVQLIERAMDMALDKTKAIRTLIRDAMK